Proteins encoded by one window of Aspergillus puulaauensis MK2 DNA, chromosome 4, nearly complete sequence:
- the rad14 gene encoding DNA repair protein RAD14 (BUSCO:EOG092641G3;~COG:L;~EggNog:ENOG410PICN;~InterPro:IPR022656,IPR009061,IPR037129,IPR022658, IPR000465;~PFAM:PF05181;~go_function: GO:0003684 - damaged DNA binding [Evidence IEA];~go_process: GO:0006289 - nucleotide-excision repair [Evidence IEA]), giving the protein MADDRPSTPPPPQAQPARTELTPGQLERIEINRMKAKAIREQREAEARAGSGISPSKPTQGVKRSYSSLTSSAEETPSTLRDANNNDAGRPLNSIKPARNFTKFVEYDFSTMTDTKGGFLAEEDDPFNKALHVRDGKGGEDQKPAHMTQKEWEREQLLRSLRRDKAGPFEPGISVLDEKSEQKACRECGGLEIDWKWEEELKCLVCHACKEKFPEKYSLLTKTEAKEDYLLTDPELRDEELLPHLERPNPHKSTWNNMMLYLRYQVEEYAFSPKKWGSPDALDAEFERRENEKKRRRETKFKTKLDDLKKRTRVEAYRRNRQGAAGGTFGDEIGSGGRHVHQWGRSIQDPETGIGTKKCVDCGMEVEELEF; this is encoded by the exons ATGGCAGATGACCGGCCCTCAacaccgccgcctccacaGGCACAACCCGCGCGGACAGAACTCACCCCCGGACAACTAGAGCGAATC GAAATCAACCGCATGAAAGCAAAAGCCATCAGGGAGCAgcgcgaagccgaagcacGCGCCGGCTCTGGCATATCCCCctccaaaccaacccagGGCGTAAAACGGTCCTACTCCTCCCTCACCTCCAGCGCTGAAGAAACCCCTTCTACACTGCGCGATGCGAACAATAATGATGCGGGCCGGCCGCTCAACTCCATAAAGCCGGCGCGCAATTTCACGAAATTCGTCGAGTATGACTTCAGCACGATGACGGATACGAAAGGTGGGTTTCTcgcggaggaggacgatCCTTTTAACAAGGCTTTACATGTCCGGGACGGGAAGGGCGGGGAGGATCAGAAGCCGGCGCATATGACGCAGAAGGAGTGGGAGCGGGAGCAGCTGCTTCGGTCGTTACGGCGGGATAAGGCGGGCCCGTTTGAGCCTGGGATTAGTGTGTTGGATGAAAAGAGCGAGCAGAAGGCTTGTCGCGAGTGTGGAGGTTTGGAGATCGATTggaagtgggaggaggagttgaagTGTCTGGTTTGCCATGCTTGTAAGGAGAAGTTTCCGGAGAAGTATAGTCTTTTGACGAAGACGGAAGCGAAAGAGGATTATCTTTTGACGGATC CTGAGCTCCGCGACGAAGAACTCCTCCCGCATCTCGAACGACCAAATCCACACAAATCAACATGGAACAATATGATGCTATACCTGCGCTACCAAGTCGAAGAATACGCGTTCTCGCCCAAAAAATGGGGCTCGCCAGATGCACTAGATGCGGAGTTCGAGCGACGCGAAAACGAGAAAAAGCGACGGCGCGAAACAAAATTCAAGACAAAACTCGACGACCTTAAGAAGCGGACGCGGGTTGAGGCGTATCGGCGCAATCGACAGGGTGCTGCGGGGGGCACGTTTGGTGATGAGATTGGGAGTGGTGGGAGGCATGTACATCAGTGGGGGAGATCGATCCAGGACCCCGAGACGGGGATTGGGACGAAGAAGTGTGTGGATTGTGGGATGGAggttgaggagttggagtttTGA
- a CDS encoding uncharacterized protein (COG:S;~EggNog:ENOG410PJIW;~InterPro:IPR036864,IPR007219,IPR001138;~PFAM:PF00172,PF04082;~TransMembrane:1 (o658-676i);~go_function: GO:0000981 - DNA-binding transcription factor activity, RNA polymerase II-specific [Evidence IEA];~go_function: GO:0003677 - DNA binding [Evidence IEA];~go_function: GO:0008270 - zinc ion binding [Evidence IEA];~go_process: GO:0006351 - transcription, DNA-templated [Evidence IEA];~go_process: GO:0006355 - regulation of transcription, DNA-templated [Evidence IEA]), protein MMAIRPIPGQSTASGSVVDRPHGDDDAGEGPRPRKKQRRQRPSHSCAECRRLKMKCDREVPCSNCVRRHRIEFCTKVTTSEIPPRASDVSSTQHQDAGRAQQARPPIQSLPTSSPPPLGVGHQPVQQGQLPHQHDPSQSQFNAQAIVSPQDFGRGSGHTPMRNENNPDLEGLSFLTPRRQPETVQGPSLLPSDRLSGSWHSNPSGGSFHGVNEQSGSHGTLMLGSGGRSKYLGPTAGSEWLKDSETQLVTDSPSATRPPSPKVPQSATSLQAGHSTFGTAPIAFPFSTSAAGTSTRDLLSHLPPREEAWTLAESYYRYCAWHHDVAPRPMFKKTFDRVYKLSEGGSLSPRINPQEIALVFIIMAQGTLYNIEMPNYDPSAEDWLHLSERALVEGNFLSNNMVAGLQTLHLMAHMHLQLDKGERGDIAWPLWGLVMRLVQAMGMHRDGACWNLPLDVVEERRKVFWECNAADTFQAHCFSRPCAVNPDHCDVVFPSEPPNASGGKSYSILRFELSQLSSEILNMAMKVRKPAYSDVIDLDLRLCEFERNLPFSLRCRVALLSMPSRYAQFEAAIAASPEPSRRSMTISFQQSNLALNISETIINLHRPYYAKALYEEIDDRLKSVYAPSFLTVIERCAMIIAIVNDIHTRFPAVSTRQWNFWYHVFGSALCLGTLVLRDLSNPMGTFVLSQIDAAINLFTSLIRNGANTPRYNRNLQWLMKLRARASSKISNASTPQQYTNNNNPQRDDDHDPHHDHNPDRHRSREEREESEDVELLGWRTRLIERAGQNHQTIRTIHLAPTPNGSHITSIPNPSPGGTRVEGSHSNAGAAGGDFRSPDLTMPSSSFPWVTPDSTDGFLNDFWDPMLLQDIFGPPHE, encoded by the exons ATGATGGCCATCAGACCAATACCGGGCCAGTCGACCGCATCGGGCAGTGTCGTTGACCGTCCGcatggtgatgacgatgctGGCGAGGGTCCGAGACCCCGCAAGAAGCAGCGAAGACAACGCCCATCTCACAGCTGTGCCG AATGCCGCCGCCTGAAGATGAAATGTGATCGGGAGG TGCCGTGCTCGAACTGTGTCCGGCGCCACCGCATTGAGTTCTGTACAAAGGTTACGACCAGCGAGATACCTCCTCG AGCGTCCGATGTGAGTAGTACTCAGCATCAAGACGCTGGGCGAGCTCAGCAGGCGCGACCTCCTATCCAAAGTCTTCCTACCAGCTCACCTCCTCCCCTTGGTGTCGGCCATCAGCCGGTACAGCAGGGGCAACTACCGCATCAACATGATCCGTCTCAAAGTCAGTTTAATGCACAGGCAATTGTATCACCCCAGGATTTTGGGCGCGGTTCTGGCCACACTCCAATGCGTAATGAAAACAACCCAGACCTTGAAGGTCTTTCCTTTCTCACTCCTAGACGTCAGCCGGAGACAGTCCAGGGTCCCTCCTTACTGCCCTCAGACAGACTTTCTGGATCCTGGCACAGCAATCCAAGCGGGGGCAGCTTCCATGGTGTTAACGAGCAGAGCGGCTCTCACGGAACGTTGATGCTGGGTAGCGGCGGTCGATCCAAGTATCTCGGACCAACAGCAGGCAGTGAATGGCTGAAAGAT TCGGAAACGCAACTCGTAACGGACTCACCTTCGGCCACTCGTCCTCCATCTCCGAAAGTACCGCAGTCGGCGACCTCCCTTCAGGCCGGCCATTCAACCTTTGGCACCGCTCCCATCGCCTTCCCATTCAGCACTTCAGCGGCTGGTACTAGCACTCGGGACCTGCTTTCCCACCTACCCCCCAGAGAGGAGGCTTGGACACTAGCTGAGTCGTACTATCGCTATTGTGCTTGGCA TCATGACGTTGCTCCCAGGCCCATGTTCAAGAAAACATTTGACCGTGTCTATAAACTGTCCGAAGGGGGCTCATTATCACCCCGCATCAATCCTCAAGAGATTGCCTTGGTTTTTATCATAATGGCTCAAGGCACCTTGTATAATATCGAGATGCCCAACTATGATCCGTCTGCGGAGGATTGGCTACACCTTTCAGAACGCGCTTTGGTCGAAGGGAATTTTCTATCGAATAATATGGTCGCCGGGCTGCAGACTCTG CATCTAATGGCGCATATGCATCT ACAGCTAGACAAGGGCGAACGAGGTGACATTGCCTGGCCGCTCTGGGGCTTGGTGATGCGCCTGGTGCAAGCA ATGGGCATGCACCGCGACGGTGCCTGCTGGAATCTACCACTCGATGTGGTCGAGGAAAGACGCAAGGTCTTCTGGGAGTGCAATGCTGCCGATACCTTCCAGGCTCATTGCTTTTCAAGACC GTGTGCTGTCAATCCTGACCATTGCGACGTCGTGTTTCCATCTGAGCCGCCAAATGCCAGCGGGGGGAAGAGCTATTCTATCCTTCGTTTTGAGCTTTCTCAGCTGTCGTCTGA GATTCTCAACATGGCGATGAAGGTGCGCAAACCGGCATATTCCGACGTCATCGACCTAGACCTCAGACT CTGCGAATTTGAACGCAACCttcccttctccctccgATGCCGAGTGGCGTTGCTGTCAATGCCCTCTCGATACGCTCAATTCGAGGCTGCAATTGCAGCATCCCCAGAGCCATCACGGCGGTCCATGACTATCTCCTTCCAG CAATCAAATCTTGCGCTCAATATTTCCGAGACAATAATCAACCTCCATCGACCTTATTATGCTAAAGCCCTCTACGAAGAAATCGATGACCGCCTCAAATCTGTATACGCGCCGTCATTTCTGACTGTTATAGAACGTTGCGCA ATGATTATTGCCATTGTCAACGATATCCACACTCGCTTCCCCGCTGTCAGCACAAGGCAGTGGAACTTCTGG TATCACGTCTTCGGCTCAGCTCTATGCCTAGGGACACTAGTCCTTCGCGATCTAAGCAATCCCATGGGTACCTTCGTGCTTAGCCAGATAGATGCGGCCATCAATCTCTTCACATCCCTAATCCGAAACGGCGCGAATACCCCCCGATACAACCGCAATCTGCAATGGCTCATGAAACTCCGCGCCAGAGCCTCATCCAAGATCTCCAACGCATCGACCCCGCAACAATataccaacaacaacaaccctcagCGAGACGACGATCATGACCCTCACCATGACCATAATCCAGACAGACACAGAAGCCGCGAAGAACGAGAAGAGAGTGAAGACGTAGAGCTGCTCGGCTGGCGGACTAGACTCATCGAGCGCGCCGGTCAGAATCACCAGACGATTCGAACGATCCATCTTGCCCCAACGCCCAACGGATCTCATATCACGAGTATTCCTAATCCGTCTCCAGGCGGTACTCGTGTCGAGGGTTCTCATAGTaacgctggtgctgctggtggtgactTCAGATCTCCGGATCTAACTATGCCCAGCTCGTCGTTCCCATGGGTGACGCCTGACTCGACTGATGGCTTT CTAAATGATTTCTGGGACCCGATGCTCCTGCAGGATATCTTCGGGCCGCCTCACGAGTAG
- a CDS encoding flavin-containing monooxygenase (COG:Q;~EggNog:ENOG410PJH7;~InterPro:IPR036188;~PFAM:PF07992,PF13738): MAPGLVDTPPAVPGPVDTGSLKAQVTVNEVDSADKPPVADDFMYDFKYNHALPTSDVLAAEIPADCDARKTAEGIVARLAEVMGAGNAQAFTDMFLEYGVWRDKLSFTWDYRTFNFQPAILKAASDLFPQTRASNFQFLTPAPKVSRPYPDFSQLQFIVSFETELVLASAVINAVLTKEGWKIYTMHTVAETLKQFPEVPPADGHMTGLIGWETQRAKDVDAADPQVLIIGGGQNGLALAARCRALGLNSLIIERNESVGDIWKKRYEYLSLHFPHWADDLPYVPYPKQWPTYTPAYKQGLYMEWYASALELNIWTKSSIVKAEQDDQNNWTIVVNKEGKETRTLHPSQVVMATSLCGIPMTPNIPGMSDFKGTIRHSSTHDSSRDFIGKKVCVVGTSSSGFDTAFDCSRRGIEVTLLQRSPTYIMSLTHSVPRTIGTYAPDAHGNRPSLEEQDRLFFATPTGPGEELARRNAQALEDLDRPLLDALHARGLRTWRGQRGTGGATLGQTRNGGFYFDAGACEHIIDGKIKVERGYIERFSSDSTSTSTNKVILDGGREREFDLVVFATGFSNSIDSVRATLGDEIADRCGPIWGIDEEGEFRTAYRETGVDGLWIMVGYLPYTRFHSKLLAMRLKALKEGISPAPYKE; the protein is encoded by the exons ATGGCTCCAGGTCTCGTTGACACTCCGCCTGCCGTCCCTGGCCCCGTTGACACGGGCAGCCTCAAGGCCCAGGTTACTGTCAACGAAGTGGACAGTGCAGACAAGCCTCCTGTTGCTGATGACTTTATGTACGACTTCAAGTACAATCACGCCCTTCCCACTTCAGACGTTCTTGCAGCTGAGATTCCTGCCGACTGTGATGCTCGAAAGACGGCCGAGGGTATCGTGGCTCGTCTCGCAGAGGTGATGGGGGCTGGAAATGCGCAGGCATTCACAGATATGTTCTTGGAATACG GCGTCTGGCGCGATAAGTTATCGTTCACCTGGGACTACCGCACCTTCAACTTCCAGCCCGCGATCCTGAAGGCCGCCAGCGACCTCTTCCCCCAAACCAGGGCTTCCAACTTCCAGTTCCTCACGCCAGCGCCAAAAGTCTCCCGTCCATACCCGGACTTCTCCCAGCTGCAGTTTATAGTGTCCTTTGAAACAGAACTCGTTTTGGCGTCGGCTGTCATCAACGCGGTGCTCACCAAGGAGGGCTGGAAGATCTATACCATGCACACCGTTGCAGAAACGCTGAAGCAATTCCCTGAGGTCCCTCCTGCTGATGGCCATATGACCGGCCTTATTGGTTGGGAGACGCAGAGGGCTAAAGATGTCGACGCCGCTGATCCGCAGGTCCTGATTATCGGTGGTGGTCAAAA CGGACTCGCGCTAGCTGCTCGATGTAGGGCACTCGGCCTGAACAGTCTCATTATCGAGCGGAACGAGTCTGTCGGTGATATATGGAAGAAGCGTTATGAGTATCTGTCACTGCACTTCCCTCACTGGGCTGACGACTTGCCCTACGTTCCATACCCTAAACAGTGGCCGACATACACACCCGCCTACAAACAAGGCCTCTACATGGAATGGTACGCCTCAGCGCTAGAGCTGAACATCTGGACCAAATCGTCCATCGTCAAAGCCGAACAAGACGACCAAAACAACTGGACCATAGTGGTTAAcaaagaaggcaaagaaaccCGAACCCTGCACCCCAGCCAGGTAGTCATGGCCACCTCACTCTGTGGCATCCCCATGACCCCCAACATTCCCGGGATGTCCGACTTCAAGGGCACAATCCGCCACTCAAGCACCCACGACAGCTCACGAGACTTCATCGGCAAAAAAGTCTGCGTCGTCggcacctcctcctcaggcTTCGACACCGCATTCGACTGCTCCAGACGTGGAATCGAGGTaaccctcctccagcgctCCCCAACCTACATAATGTCCCTCACGCACTCCGTCCCCCGCACAATCGGCACCTACGCACCAGACGCCCACGGCAACAGACCCAGTCTCGAGGAGCAAGACCGTCTCTTCTTCGCCACCCCCACTGGACCAGGCGAGGAGCTTGCCCGCCGCAATGCCCAAGCCCTAGAAGATCTAGACCGCCCGCTCCTGGACGCGCTGCACGCCCGCGGTCTCCGCACCTGGCGCGGCCAGCGCGGCACAGGAGGCGCAACGCTGGGCCAGACAAGGAACGGCGGGTTCTATTTCGACGCTGGGGCGTGCGAGCACATTATCGACGGGAAGATCAAAGTGGAACGGGGCTACATCGAGCGGTTTTCGTCGGATagtactagtactagtactaaCAAGGTTATCCTGGATGGGGGTCGGGAGCGCGAATTCGACCTTGTTGTCTTTGCGACGGGGTTCTCGAATTCGATTGACTCTGTGCGGGCGACGCTTGGGGATGAGATTGCGGATCGGTGTGGTCCTATCTGGGGGATTGATGAAGAGGGGGAATTTAGGACTGCGTATCGTGAGACGGGCGTGGACGGGCTTTGGATTATGGTGGGTTATCTCCCGTATACGCGGTTCCATTCGAAGTTGCTGGCGATGCGGCTGaaggcgctgaaggagggtATCTCGCCGGCACCGTATAAAGAGTAG
- a CDS encoding uncharacterized protein (COG:E;~EggNog:ENOG410PJ5E;~InterPro:IPR012132,IPR000172,IPR036188;~SECRETED:SignalP(1-20);~go_function: GO:0016614 - oxidoreductase activity, acting on CH-OH group of donors [Evidence IEA];~go_function: GO:0050660 - flavin adenine dinucleotide binding [Evidence IEA];~go_process: GO:0055114 - oxidation-reduction process [Evidence IEA]), which translates to MVSFRRAGVALLLWSISAAAETFDYVVVGGGTAGAALAVRLAEASHSVALIEAGTHYELTWPLAAIPATDVLPVGSDPDPEVHVPADWGFVTTPQPGANGREVHFARGKCLGGS; encoded by the coding sequence ATGGTATCCTTCCGGAGAGCAGGCGTTGCTCTGCTGCTATGGTCTatctccgcagcagcagaaacaTTCGACTACGTCGTCGTCGGAGGGGGAACTGCAGGCGCAGCCCTCGCCGTGCGTCTCGCCGAGGCGTCGCATAGCGTTGCTCTAATCGAGGCCGGGACTCATTACGAACTTACATGGCCGCTGGCTGCTATTCCTGCGACGGATGTGCTTCCCGTGGGCtctgatcctgatcctgagGTTCATGTGCCTGCGGATTGGGGGTTTGTGACTACGCCCCAGCCCGGTGCGAATGGTCGGGAGGTTCATTTTGCGAGAGGGAAATGTTTGGGTGGATCGTGA
- a CDS encoding uncharacterized protein (COG:E;~EggNog:ENOG410PJ5E;~InterPro:IPR042099,IPR012132,IPR000172,IPR036188, IPR000873;~go_function: GO:0016614 - oxidoreductase activity, acting on CH-OH group of donors [Evidence IEA];~go_function: GO:0050660 - flavin adenine dinucleotide binding [Evidence IEA];~go_process: GO:0055114 - oxidation-reduction process [Evidence IEA]) → MDAIGLPEADDFNNGELKDYQYCTSTIRPNDQSRSSSESSYLKSTKATTLKDFDQKLAKRILFDEQKNAIGVEIASQLGILSKIMASNEVIVSAGAFQSPQLLMVSGIGPADELERHGIDINTVVAIDEAMLQKLAVSPRQRLPIVPPSRNLFIVFTSCSTGAPKGTVISHSNFSSAIKYQQTALGFTKDARVYDFVSYAFDIARANLLHSATAGARLCIPSEIERKNEVVGSIILPRLARLEASVKSPNPYRNELLTVSSFSLITTIGKSTIFFPSPTWTYEPPRLASAMPVCIHDTTPVASTTTSTPSGRSC, encoded by the coding sequence ATGGATGCCATCGGACTGCCAGAAGCTGACGACTTCAATAACGGCGAACTCAAGGACTACCAGTACTGCACATCAACTATTCGCCCAAACGATCAATCTCGCAGTAGTTCCGAGTCGTCGTACCTGAAATcaaccaaagccaccacCCTCAAGGACTTTGACCAAAAGCTAGCAAAGCGAATCCTGTTCGATGAGCAGAAGAACGCGATAGGGGTCGAGATAGCCAGCCAGCTAGGCATCCTGTCCAAGATCATGGCATCAAACGAAGTCATCGTTTCCGCTGGAGCCTTTCAGTCTCCACAATTGCTGATGGTCTCTGGCATAGGACCTGCAGACGAATTAGAACGCCATGGAATTGATATCAACACCGTGGTTGCCATAGACGAAGCTATGCTTCAGAAGTTGGCTGTGTCACCCAGGCAGCGTCTGCCGATTGTGCCTCCATCCCGCAATCTATTCATCGTATTTACTTCGTGCAGTACGGGGGCACCAAAGGGCACTGTTATTTCCCACTCGAACTTCAGCAGCGCGATCAAGTACCAGCAGACGGCGCTTGGGTTTACGAAAGATGCTCGAGTGTATGACTTTGTGTCCTATGCGTTCGACATTGCACGGGCGAATCTCCTGCACTCAGCAACAGCCGGTGCCCGCCTCTGCATTCCATCGGAGATAGAGAGGAAGAATGAGGTGGTCGGATCTATAATCTTGCCTCGCCTGGCGAGACTGGAGGCCAGCGTGAAATCGCCAAACCCGTACCGGAACGAGCTTCTCACAGTAAGTTCCTTCTCGCTCATCACTACCATAGGAAAGTCGACAATCTTCTTTCCCAGCCCAACCTGGACATACGAGCCCCCTCGTCTGGCCAGTGCAATGCCAGTTTGTATACACGATACCACCCCGGTTGCTTCAACGACGACATCGACTCCCTCAGGGAGGTCGTGTTGA
- the PLR1_3 gene encoding aldo/keto reductase family protein (COG:C;~EggNog:ENOG410PHVT;~InterPro:IPR023210,IPR036812;~PFAM:PF00248) has translation MARVAAKNIVGKAIGPIGYGLMGFCRPWAPVEYSVATEVMKTALEQGSTFWNAGLHYGTPTANSLHLLKYYFTQYPEDADKVVLSIKGAYNVATHTPDCSPEGIRASVDQALAILDGAKKIDVFECARVDPNVPLETSIGTLAQLVKEGKIGGIGISEASAATIRRAHAVHPIAAAEIELSLFTTEPLHNGIAETCHELNIPLIAYSPLGRGWLTGQIRKYSDLAETDMRRMLPRFQPDVFDNNFKVVEAVEAIAQRKNATVAQVAIGWVRAQGAIPIPGATTEGRVLENYRDIILSADELEEIEKGLQSLSVLGDRYGGRHEKLLNL, from the exons ATGGCTCGAGTCGCAGCTAAAAACATTGTTGGTAAAGCCATCGGCCCCATTGGCTATGGCCTCATGG GCTTTTGTCGTCCTTGGGCCCCGGTTGAGTACTCCGTTGCCACAGAAGTCATGAAAACCGCGTTAGAACAAGGCTCGACATTCTGGAACGCA GGACTCCACTACGGAACCCCAACCGCAAATTCCCTACACCTGCTCAAGTACTACTTCACGCAGTACCCTGAAGACGCCGACAAAGTTGTACTTAGTATCAAAGGAGCCTACAATGTCGCAACCCATACCCCTGACTGTAGCCCGGAGGGCATCCGAGCCTCGGTGGACCAagccctcgccatcctcgacgGGGCCAAGAAGATCGATGTCTTCGAGTGTGCCCGTGTCGACCCCAACGTGCCCCTTGAAACTAGCATTGGGACGCTTGCTCAGCTTGTTAAAGAGGGTAAGATCGGAGGAATTGGGATTAGCGAGGCCAGTGCGGCGACGATACGCCGTGCGCATGCCGTCCATCCCATTGCCGCGGCGGAGATAGAGCTCAGCTTGTTCACGACGGAACCGTTGCATAATGGGATTGCTGAGACTTGTCATGAGT TAAACATCCCCCTCATCGCATACAGCCCCCTCGGCCGCGGCTGGCTCACAGGGCAGATCCGGAAATACTCAGACTTGGCTGAGACAGATATGCGTCGAATGCTCCCCCGTTTCCAACCTGATGTGTTTGATAATAACTTCAAGGTTGTTGAAGCGGTGGAGGCTATTGCGCAGCGGAAGAATGCCACCGTTGCCCAGGTGGCGATTGGGTGGGTTCGTGCTCAGGGAGCGATTCCAATTCCTGGTGCTACGACTGAGGGCAGGGTTTTAGAGAACTATCGGGATATCATTTTGTCTGCGGacgagttggaggagattgagaaggggCTTCAATCGCTGTCTGTTCTAGGAGACCGCTATGGCGGGAGGCATGAGAAGTTGCTTAATTTGTAG
- a CDS encoding uncharacterized protein (COG:G;~EggNog:ENOG410PHCB;~InterPro:IPR020846,IPR011701,IPR036259;~PFAM:PF07690;~TransMembrane:12 (i55-73o93-114i123-141o153-173i185-204o216-237i291-318o338-358i365-383o389-411i432-452o464-486i);~go_function: GO:0022857 - transmembrane transporter activity [Evidence IEA];~go_process: GO:0055085 - transmembrane transport [Evidence IEA]), producing MAEPDQASLSDSKPTTETGHLEYLQDGLSQDDAAFLHEFPQTAHKKAFRKVDFRLMPMLMALYLIANLDRANLGNAKIEGLEADLNMKGTDYNFANMMFFIPYILLEVPANAILIRFTKPSEWISLIVTAWGIVMTCSGFVQNWGGLVGCRVLLGVFEAGFFPGAVFLLSQWYPPYMTQLRMAMLYCAAALSGAFSGLLAAAIAEMSGVGGYNGWRWIFILEGIVTIGLGIGAYFILPDSPSYSKRWLTQPEIRYLNLLHQKYRRTRRTGEDNTQRDPEEEQEGKPRKWKILLSVITDWQIYLQAMIFMSSSVPTYALKFTLPQIMVNMGFSSTQAQLLSAPPYVAGAISAVVSSLFADRVTRRLPFIVGPQLSLMTAYAVLFSFSADIATHVALCFTFVHVATISVYPIIPGGNTWTVNNVAGPAKRAMGVAYMIALGNCGGIIGSFIFIGDESPRYQTGWGVSLGFICAGVCAACTLGVVYTVINRRRDRITEDEVREKFSDAQLERLGDRSPLFRYTL from the exons ATGGCTGAGCCTGACCAGGCGTCACTTTCCGACTCGAAACCCACCACTGAGACTGGCCATTTGGAATACCTCCAAGATGGCCTCTCGCAGGATGATGCCGCATTTCTTCACGAGTTCCCCCAGACTGCCCACAAAAAGGCCTTCCGAAAAGTGGACTTCAGGCTCATGCCAATGCTCATGGCCTTGTACCTGATTGCCAACCTCGATCG AGCTAACCTGGGCAATGCTAAGATTGAAGGACTGGAAGCGGACCTCAACATGAAAGGAACCGACTATAACTTTGCCAACATGATGTTCTTTATCCCATACATTCTGCTCGAGGTCCCGGCAaatgccatcctcatcaggTTCACCAAGCCGTCTGAGTGGATCAGCCTTATCGTGACAGCGTGGGGAATTGTCATGACCTGCTCTGGCTTTGTCCAGAACTGGGGTGGCCTCGTGGGCTGCCGTGTCCTGCTTGGAGTGTTCGA GGCCGGCTTCTTCCCCGGCGCCGtcttccttctcagccaGTGGTACCCTCCATACATGACCCAACTGCGCATGGCAATGCTCTACTGCGCCGCTGCCCTGTCCGGTGCCTTTTCCGGCCTCCTGGCCGCAGCAATCGCGGAGATGTCAGGCGTCGGCGGCTACAatggctggcgctggatctttATCCTCGAGGGAATCGTCACCATAGGACTCGGCATCGGTGCCTACTTCATCCTCCCTGATTCACCCTCCTACTCCAAGCGCTGGCTCACCCAGCCAGAGATACGATACCTCAACCTCCTACATCAGAAGTACCGGCGCACGCGCCGAACCGGAGAGGACAACACCCAGCGCGATCCAGAAGAGGAACAGGAAGGGAAACCCCGGAAATGGAAAATCCTCCTCTCAGTCATAACCGACTGGCAGATCTATCTGCAGGCAATGATCTTCATGTCCAGCTCCGTGCCAACCTACGCCCTCAAGTTCACGCTGCCCCAGATCATGGTCAACATGGGCTTCTCAAGTACACAGGCCCAGCTGCTCTCCGCACCCCCCTACGTCGCCGGCGCCATATCAGCCGTGGTCTCCTCACTCTTCGCAGACAGGGTTACCCGGCGACTGCCATTCATCGTCGGACCGCAGCTCAGTCTCATGACCGCGTATGCGGTGCTCTTTAGTTTCAGCGCGGATATCGCCACACATGTTGCCCTGTGCTTCACATTCGTGCACGTCGCGACCATCAGCGTCTACCCTATCATCCCAGGCGGGAACACCTGGACCGTTAACAACGTGGCAGGCCCAGCTAAGAGGGCGATGGGCGTTGCTTACATGATTGCCCTGGGCAACTGCGGCGGCATCATCGGcagcttcattttcattggGGACGAGAGCCCGCGGTACCAGACTGGATGGGGGGTGAGTCTGGGGTTTATATGTGCTGGTGTGTGTGCTGCGTGTACCCTTGGTGTTGTATATACGGTGATAAACAGGCGGAGGGACCGAATaacggaggacgaggtcAGGGAGAAGTTTTCTGATGCGCAGTTGGAACGATTGGGGGATCGTAGTCCGCTGTTTCGCTACACTCTGTAA